A single genomic interval of Argonema galeatum A003/A1 harbors:
- the kdpC gene encoding K(+)-transporting ATPase subunit C, which produces MSIFRETVKAIRVTLVFWLLTGIIYPLVMVLAGQIVFPYQANGSLIKNAEGQAIGSALIGQPFSSDRYFWSRPSTTNYSSFPAAEFDPKNPDNIAQRTGTSGASNLAPSNTQALLKDNRKPEDPDLLKRIQTDVAKLKQANIQPTADMVYTSGSSLDPHISVQSARSQIARVAQARSLPTNQVEILVPKYTDDRFLGIFGEPGVNVLKLNLALDTLQSGSGAND; this is translated from the coding sequence ATGTCTATCTTTCGAGAAACTGTAAAAGCAATTCGCGTCACGCTTGTTTTCTGGCTCCTTACCGGAATAATTTATCCTCTGGTTATGGTATTGGCGGGTCAAATCGTTTTTCCATATCAGGCAAATGGCAGCTTGATTAAAAACGCTGAGGGACAAGCGATCGGTTCGGCTTTGATCGGTCAACCTTTTTCGTCTGACCGATATTTTTGGAGTCGTCCCAGCACCACTAACTACAGCAGTTTTCCTGCTGCCGAGTTCGATCCCAAAAATCCAGATAATATAGCTCAAAGAACTGGTACATCTGGCGCTAGCAATCTTGCTCCCAGCAATACGCAAGCTTTGCTTAAAGATAATAGAAAACCAGAAGATCCTGATTTGCTCAAACGTATTCAAACCGATGTAGCGAAACTAAAACAAGCAAATATCCAACCAACTGCGGATATGGTTTATACTTCTGGATCTAGCTTAGACCCCCATATTAGCGTGCAGTCGGCCCGATCGCAAATTGCACGAGTGGCACAGGCCCGATCGCTTCCTACTAACCAGGTTGAGATTCTCGTTCCCAAATATACAGATGATAGATTTCTGGGCATTTTCGGCGAACCGGGTGTCAATGTTCTCAAGCTAAATCTGGCTTTGGATACTTTACAATCTGGTAGTGGGGCAAATGACTAA
- a CDS encoding potassium-transporting ATPase subunit F: MKRIDLFDGFLPRDFKEGVELLKAQWRRRPLPIQLFLLMCLNLVIAPAVYAAAGTEIDRRSAWALGMLGLVTLGLSIYVFVVIFQPERF, translated from the coding sequence ATGAAGCGAATTGATTTGTTTGATGGCTTTTTACCCAGAGATTTTAAGGAAGGCGTTGAGTTACTAAAAGCGCAATGGCGCAGGCGACCTTTGCCAATTCAGTTGTTTTTGCTAATGTGTTTGAATCTGGTAATTGCTCCGGCTGTTTATGCGGCAGCGGGTACAGAGATCGATCGCCGTTCTGCCTGGGCTCTTGGTATGCTGGGTTTGGTAACTCTGGGTCTTTCGATTTACGTTTTTGTTGTGATTTTCCAGCCCGAACGCTTCTAA
- a CDS encoding DUF6932 family protein: MIPEFDENGYLPPGIHWATWEEFVDRFSTTSRRSRLIKGLKMAIEQLKEAGCETIYIDGSFITNKLKPGDFDACWDSNGVDINYLESIAPTLYNFAQKRADQKTRYGGEIFPSNYPANSYSYGTTYLDFFQFDTRNNARKGIIAIDLLRWEP, from the coding sequence ATGATTCCAGAATTTGATGAAAATGGCTATCTGCCACCAGGGATACATTGGGCGACATGGGAGGAATTTGTAGATAGATTTAGTACTACATCGCGTCGGTCACGCCTGATAAAGGGACTAAAAATGGCAATAGAGCAATTAAAAGAAGCAGGCTGTGAAACTATCTATATCGATGGAAGTTTTATCACCAACAAGTTAAAACCCGGTGACTTTGACGCCTGCTGGGACTCCAACGGGGTTGATATTAACTACTTGGAATCTATTGCGCCGACTTTATATAATTTCGCTCAAAAACGTGCCGACCAAAAGACGCGGTATGGCGGCGAAATTTTTCCGTCTAATTACCCGGCAAATAGTTATAGTTATGGTACAACATACTTAGATTTTTTCCAATTTGATACGAGAAATAATGCCCGCAAAGGAATTATCGCCATAGACTTATTGAGGTGGGAGCCATGA
- a CDS encoding HAMP domain-containing sensor histidine kinase, producing the protein MFNAIIFTKNKHANTCTPIVSAFAVVMVLEYTTPPEYVFGYLYSGPILMANSRLGRSATLKITLTAAALTLLNLVLPTVESFNPSTLANRLIVVMALLVTGWLSDRNRRYEEALAQQRSQLLSQQQLAGIREDFVSTLTHDLKTPLLGAIETIKSFQSGQFGVVSSPQQKVLEMMARSHRSTLELVQTLLDVYRNDAEGLQLQLAPINLVSLAEEVTATLIDLAATRRVYVSLNYDSSDFRSFLWVKGDALQLRRVFTNLLINGINHSPRGGKVEIVLEFDSGCGVVKILDRGQGITSDELPHLFDRFYQGHSNRQATGSGLGLYLSRQIIEAHGGTIWAENRSPLGALFGFRLPINFIA; encoded by the coding sequence ATGTTCAATGCAATTATTTTTACTAAGAATAAGCACGCAAATACTTGTACCCCGATCGTGTCCGCCTTTGCAGTGGTGATGGTGCTGGAGTATACCACGCCGCCAGAGTATGTGTTCGGCTACCTATATAGCGGGCCAATTTTGATGGCCAACTCGCGCTTAGGTCGATCGGCAACGTTGAAAATTACACTAACAGCTGCCGCTTTAACGCTGTTGAATCTGGTTTTACCGACTGTAGAATCCTTTAATCCTTCGACATTAGCGAATCGTTTGATTGTGGTAATGGCACTATTGGTAACGGGATGGTTGAGCGATCGCAATCGCCGTTACGAAGAAGCTCTAGCTCAACAGCGATCGCAGTTACTATCCCAACAGCAGCTCGCTGGTATCCGCGAGGACTTTGTTTCCACGCTCACCCACGACCTCAAAACGCCCTTACTGGGAGCAATTGAGACAATCAAATCATTTCAGAGCGGACAATTTGGCGTCGTGAGTAGCCCTCAGCAAAAAGTTCTGGAGATGATGGCTCGCAGCCACCGTTCTACACTAGAACTGGTGCAGACGCTGCTGGATGTGTACCGCAACGATGCCGAGGGACTCCAACTTCAGCTAGCGCCGATTAATTTGGTGTCCTTAGCCGAAGAGGTAACTGCTACGCTAATTGATTTAGCGGCGACGCGCCGGGTGTATGTTTCGCTTAATTATGACTCATCTGACTTTCGGAGCTTTTTGTGGGTGAAAGGGGACGCCTTACAGTTGCGGCGAGTCTTTACAAATTTATTGATAAATGGGATTAATCATTCCCCTCGCGGCGGTAAAGTGGAAATTGTACTGGAGTTTGATTCTGGCTGTGGAGTTGTGAAGATTCTCGATCGCGGGCAGGGAATCACCAGCGACGAGCTGCCCCACTTGTTCGATCGATTTTACCAAGGTCACAGTAACCGACAAGCAACAGGATCTGGATTGGGTTTGTACCTGAGTCGCCAGATTATTGAAGCTCACGGCGGTACAATTTGGGCAGAGAACCGATCGCCCCTTGGTGCTTTGTTTGGCTTCCGACTCCCCATCAATTTTATTGCCTAA
- a CDS encoding universal stress protein has protein sequence MIHSSDITNDSHIPGINPDKLYEHFRRRGKHKIFIGMAPGVGKTYRMLEEARQVKEQGIDVVIGLLETHGREETAQKARGFEVIPKQKIVRKGVALQEMDTDAIIARQPQLVLIDELAHTNVPDSLREKRYEDVEAVLAAGIDVFSTVNIQHIDSLNEIVVKITGVVVRERIPDRILDEADEVVVVDVTPETLQERLQEGKIYAPEKIEQSLENFFQRRNLVALRELALREVADNIEEDAENSAKNDRFCNVRDRVLVCVSTYPNSIQLLRRGARIATQLHARLYVLFVAHPERFLTKQESLHIETCEHICRQYEGEFLRLNTTDVAQTIAETARKYHITQVVLGQSQKSRWELFWHGSLVQKLVQYLKDVDLHVIATEKSNSK, from the coding sequence ATGATTCATTCCAGCGATATCACAAACGATTCCCACATTCCGGGTATCAACCCGGATAAGCTTTACGAGCATTTCCGCCGTCGCGGTAAACACAAAATCTTTATTGGGATGGCTCCCGGTGTCGGCAAAACTTATCGTATGTTAGAAGAGGCTCGCCAAGTCAAGGAACAAGGGATTGATGTTGTCATCGGTTTATTGGAAACCCACGGTCGCGAAGAAACAGCACAAAAGGCTAGAGGATTTGAAGTAATCCCCAAACAAAAAATTGTTCGCAAAGGCGTCGCCTTACAGGAGATGGACACAGACGCTATTATCGCCCGTCAGCCTCAGCTAGTACTCATCGATGAACTCGCCCATACTAATGTACCTGATTCGCTACGAGAAAAGCGTTACGAAGACGTTGAAGCGGTCTTAGCAGCTGGCATTGATGTCTTTTCGACTGTCAACATTCAGCATATCGACAGTCTCAACGAGATAGTAGTAAAAATTACTGGTGTTGTAGTGCGGGAGCGCATTCCAGACCGCATTCTCGATGAAGCTGACGAAGTTGTGGTCGTAGATGTGACGCCAGAAACTTTGCAAGAAAGGTTACAAGAAGGTAAAATATATGCTCCTGAAAAAATAGAACAATCTCTAGAAAACTTCTTTCAACGTCGCAATCTAGTCGCTCTACGGGAGTTAGCGCTACGGGAAGTAGCGGACAATATTGAAGAGGATGCAGAAAACTCGGCTAAAAACGATCGCTTCTGCAATGTCCGCGATCGCGTTCTGGTCTGCGTATCGACTTATCCTAACTCAATACAACTGCTCAGACGAGGCGCTCGAATTGCCACACAGCTGCACGCTCGCCTTTACGTGCTGTTTGTAGCACATCCAGAACGCTTCCTCACCAAACAAGAAAGTCTACATATTGAAACGTGCGAACATATTTGCCGCCAATATGAGGGCGAGTTTTTACGACTGAACACTACTGACGTTGCCCAAACGATCGCAGAAACTGCCCGCAAGTATCATATTACTCAAGTGGTACTCGGACAATCCCAGAAATCTCGTTGGGAGTTATTCTGGCATGGTTCCCTTGTCCAGAAATTAGTGCAATATCTCAAAGACGTGGATTTGCACGTCATTGCCACTGAAAAGTCAAACTCTAAATAA
- a CDS encoding helix-turn-helix domain-containing protein, which produces MMIRNEQEYRNTLYWLERFEQSIAELDNNESLKADFKRWKLQRDSYESQVEDLKEQISEFETLTHHDSQTPIVLTLDEINNLPQLLIKARMAAKLSQKELADLAGMTEEKIQKYEDKDYEDASFIDVMAVVDALDIKIQSGEFLIPLDTLRRTPITKEELLSKSRQKVSS; this is translated from the coding sequence ATGATGATCAGAAATGAACAAGAATATCGTAACACCCTATATTGGTTGGAAAGATTTGAGCAATCGATAGCCGAATTGGATAATAACGAAAGCTTGAAAGCAGATTTTAAGCGGTGGAAACTCCAGAGGGATTCATACGAGAGTCAAGTTGAGGATTTAAAGGAACAAATTAGTGAATTTGAAACCCTCACACACCACGATTCTCAGACTCCAATAGTGCTAACGCTCGATGAGATTAACAATCTACCGCAGCTTCTAATTAAAGCTCGCATGGCCGCTAAACTCAGCCAAAAAGAACTCGCTGATTTAGCTGGAATGACTGAAGAAAAAATTCAGAAATATGAAGATAAAGACTATGAAGATGCTAGTTTTATTGATGTAATGGCGGTGGTTGATGCCCTGGATATAAAAATCCAATCGGGTGAGTTTTTGATTCCCTTGGATACTCTCAGGAGAACCCCGATTACTAAAGAGGAGTTACTATCTAAATCCCGTCAGAAAGTAAGTTCTTAG
- the kdpB gene encoding potassium-transporting ATPase subunit KdpB, whose product MTNPPRRTPQGRRDSRRHTPKVDTKGLYQRAVRESFVKLDPRVQVKNPVMFIVWVGTIITALLAIDPYLFGAVPGENLRLFNGLIAVILFFTVVFANFAEAVAEGRGKAQADALRSTKSDTIAKKLLPDGSVQEVSSTTLRRGDLLKVVSGDVIPVDGEVIAGVASVDESAITGESAPVLKEPGSDMASSVTGGTKIISDELTIRVTADPGKGFIDRMIALVEGAERSKTPNEIALTVLLAVLTQVFLIVVATLPTIASYVNSPVSVAILIALLVALIPTTIGGLLSAIGIAGMDRVAQFNVVATSGRAVEACGDINTLVLDKTGTITLGNRLAEEFIPLNGHPMKEVAQVALAASVFDETPEGKSIVRLAEKLGAAVDFDRTKAEGIEFSAKTRMSGTNLPDGGEVRKGAVDSVKGFVRSRGGQLAPDLEEAYERVSRLGGTPLAVCQDNDIYGIIYLKDIIKPGIRDRFDQLRRMGVRTVMLTGDNRITASVIAQEAGVDDFIAEATPEDKIAVIQREQAEGKLVAMTGDGTNDAPALAQANVGVAMNSGTQAAKEAANMVDLDSDPTKLIDLVTIGKQLLITRGALTTFSVANDIAKYFAIIPVIFASAGIQSLNIMGLASTKSAVLSALIYNALIIPALIPIALTGVKFRPLTANQLLQRNILIYGLGGVIAPFIAIKVIDVLIASVGLA is encoded by the coding sequence ATGACAAATCCTCCCAGACGCACCCCCCAAGGACGACGAGACTCGCGCAGACATACGCCGAAAGTAGATACAAAAGGGCTTTACCAAAGAGCTGTGCGGGAATCTTTTGTGAAGCTTGACCCGCGAGTTCAGGTAAAAAACCCAGTCATGTTTATCGTTTGGGTTGGCACTATTATCACCGCACTGCTAGCGATCGATCCATACCTATTTGGCGCAGTACCAGGTGAAAATTTGCGGTTGTTCAACGGTTTAATTGCGGTAATTTTGTTCTTCACCGTTGTATTTGCCAACTTTGCGGAAGCGGTGGCGGAAGGACGGGGTAAAGCGCAAGCTGATGCGCTACGATCGACTAAATCGGATACGATCGCTAAAAAACTCTTACCCGATGGCTCAGTACAGGAAGTAAGTTCAACTACCCTGCGTCGGGGCGATCTACTGAAAGTAGTTTCCGGTGATGTCATCCCCGTTGACGGCGAAGTAATTGCCGGTGTAGCATCTGTCGATGAATCGGCAATTACGGGCGAATCGGCACCAGTACTGAAAGAACCCGGTTCTGATATGGCAAGTTCTGTCACTGGCGGCACTAAAATTATCTCTGACGAACTCACAATCCGAGTTACTGCCGATCCTGGAAAAGGGTTTATCGATCGCATGATTGCCTTGGTAGAAGGCGCAGAACGCAGCAAAACGCCCAATGAAATTGCCCTCACCGTACTCCTGGCAGTTCTCACCCAAGTATTTCTGATTGTTGTCGCTACACTCCCCACCATCGCTAGCTATGTAAACAGTCCCGTCAGCGTAGCAATTTTGATTGCCCTGCTGGTAGCCCTAATACCTACCACAATTGGCGGTTTGTTGAGCGCCATTGGGATTGCCGGGATGGATCGAGTTGCCCAATTTAACGTAGTTGCGACTTCGGGACGGGCGGTAGAAGCTTGCGGCGATATCAACACGCTGGTATTAGATAAGACAGGAACCATCACCCTGGGCAACCGCTTAGCTGAGGAATTTATCCCGTTAAACGGTCATCCTATGAAGGAAGTTGCCCAAGTTGCTTTAGCTGCAAGCGTATTTGATGAGACGCCGGAAGGCAAGTCGATCGTCCGCTTAGCTGAGAAGTTAGGCGCGGCGGTGGATTTCGATCGCACCAAAGCAGAAGGAATCGAGTTTTCTGCCAAAACTCGCATGAGTGGAACAAACTTACCCGATGGCGGCGAGGTGAGAAAAGGAGCTGTAGACTCTGTTAAAGGTTTTGTTCGTTCTCGCGGCGGACAATTAGCACCCGACTTAGAAGAAGCTTACGAACGAGTTTCGCGACTGGGGGGAACTCCTCTAGCGGTTTGCCAAGATAATGATATCTACGGCATCATCTATCTCAAAGATATTATCAAACCGGGAATTCGCGATCGCTTCGACCAACTGCGACGCATGGGTGTCCGTACCGTTATGCTAACCGGCGACAACCGCATTACCGCATCTGTGATCGCCCAAGAAGCAGGCGTAGACGACTTTATCGCCGAAGCGACACCGGAAGACAAAATCGCCGTCATCCAACGCGAACAGGCGGAAGGCAAACTGGTGGCCATGACTGGCGATGGCACCAATGACGCCCCAGCTTTGGCGCAAGCAAATGTGGGGGTAGCGATGAACTCTGGCACCCAAGCGGCAAAAGAAGCGGCGAATATGGTGGATTTGGATTCCGATCCGACTAAGTTAATTGATTTGGTGACAATCGGCAAACAATTGTTAATTACTCGCGGTGCTTTGACTACGTTTTCGGTTGCTAATGATATTGCTAAATACTTCGCCATTATCCCGGTAATCTTTGCTTCTGCGGGTATTCAAAGTCTCAATATTATGGGTTTGGCGAGTACTAAGTCTGCGGTTTTGTCGGCGCTGATTTACAATGCTTTGATTATTCCGGCTCTTATTCCGATCGCGCTGACTGGTGTTAAGTTTAGGCCGCTGACAGCTAATCAGCTTTTGCAGCGCAATATCTTAATTTATGGATTGGGAGGTGTGATTGCTCCGTTTATTGCCATTAAGGTTATCGATGTCCTGATTGCATCTGTTGGTTTGGCTTAA
- a CDS encoding response regulator transcription factor → MKSGLLRILLVEDDELFRLGLQMRLQQEPELEVVAQAVDGETAVELTNQYLPDVVLLDVGLPGIGGVEACRQIKQQHPQLPILVLTSHSQKPLIERLIAAGAQGYCLKGIEADVLILALRSVAAGASWWDRIGTAEIRAVFASSPPPVAKAAQMLANPLTRREQEILALIAAGKTNQEIAELLYIAIGTVRVHVHAILQKLEVRDRTQAAVLAIQKGLVAPELLANKH, encoded by the coding sequence ATGAAATCTGGCTTGCTGCGAATACTGCTGGTAGAAGATGATGAACTGTTTCGTCTTGGGCTTCAGATGCGGCTACAACAAGAGCCAGAATTGGAAGTTGTGGCCCAGGCCGTTGATGGTGAGACGGCTGTAGAATTAACTAACCAGTATCTTCCAGATGTTGTCTTGTTGGATGTGGGATTGCCAGGAATTGGGGGTGTAGAGGCTTGTCGGCAAATTAAGCAGCAGCACCCGCAGTTGCCCATTTTGGTTTTAACTTCTCATTCCCAAAAACCTCTGATTGAACGATTGATTGCTGCTGGGGCTCAGGGATATTGCCTCAAAGGAATTGAAGCCGATGTGTTGATTTTGGCACTGCGTTCTGTGGCGGCGGGGGCGTCGTGGTGGGATAGAATCGGGACGGCTGAAATTCGCGCTGTCTTTGCCAGTAGCCCACCGCCTGTTGCCAAAGCTGCCCAAATGTTAGCAAATCCGCTCACCAGGCGGGAACAGGAGATTTTGGCGCTGATTGCTGCGGGTAAAACAAACCAAGAGATTGCCGAACTGCTCTATATTGCTATAGGTACGGTTCGGGTTCACGTTCACGCAATTTTACAAAAGCTGGAGGTACGCGATCGCACTCAAGCAGCAGTTCTAGCTATCCAAAAAGGATTGGTGGCACCAGAACTGTTAGCCAACAAACATTAG
- a CDS encoding tetratricopeptide repeat protein produces the protein MSRKTYSLIQLLAAAIAGMSLSSPCLALPLQDLGNAGSSQTSVSNNTNPRLAVGGSEALKQAETHYNEGVTLQQQGKFEDAIAQYREAIRLNPDFAIAHLNLGAALAALGKRAEAISAYREAIVLQPNLPEAYYNLGNTLAQEGELGDAIAQYKQAIQINPGYAKAYYNLGNVLAQQGEREAAIAQWREAIRIQPEFAEAYANLGLIFSRSGQRRQAVEAFKKARDLFKAQGKAEQAEQIDRILQRVGSNPTVIT, from the coding sequence ATGTCTAGAAAAACTTATTCGTTGATTCAACTGCTGGCTGCTGCGATCGCTGGTATGAGTTTGAGTTCGCCCTGTTTGGCCCTACCTTTGCAAGACTTGGGCAATGCTGGCAGTTCCCAGACATCTGTTTCCAACAATACTAATCCCCGTCTTGCTGTCGGAGGTTCGGAAGCTCTTAAGCAAGCAGAGACTCACTACAACGAGGGAGTGACGCTGCAACAGCAAGGCAAATTTGAAGATGCGATCGCTCAATACCGAGAAGCTATTCGCCTCAATCCCGATTTTGCCATTGCACACTTGAACTTGGGGGCTGCTTTGGCAGCTTTAGGTAAACGTGCTGAAGCGATCTCAGCTTATCGGGAGGCGATCGTACTTCAACCCAATCTGCCAGAAGCTTACTACAATTTGGGCAATACGCTGGCACAGGAGGGCGAACTAGGAGATGCGATCGCTCAGTACAAACAAGCAATTCAGATTAATCCTGGCTATGCCAAAGCTTATTATAACTTAGGGAACGTCCTAGCACAGCAAGGTGAGCGAGAAGCTGCGATCGCCCAGTGGCGGGAAGCTATTCGCATCCAGCCTGAGTTTGCCGAAGCTTATGCTAATTTGGGCTTAATTTTCTCTAGATCTGGGCAGCGACGGCAGGCGGTAGAAGCATTTAAGAAAGCGCGAGATTTGTTCAAAGCTCAGGGTAAAGCTGAGCAAGCAGAGCAGATCGATCGTATCCTGCAACGGGTAGGAAGCAATCCCACTGTCATAACTTGA
- a CDS encoding anhydro-N-acetylmuramic acid kinase, with translation MVRVIGLISGTSVDGIDAALVEISGKDVDLKAELIAGATYPYPATLREKILAVCAGAALSMAELAELDDAIALSFAQAALAIQASSTPAQLIGSHGQTVYHRPPKDDFGLKENQNPKSKLGYSLQLGRGEVIAQLTGISTVSNFRVADIAVGGQGAPLVSRIDAFLLSHPTEHRCVQNIGGIGNVTYLPARQGNWLESVRGWDTGPGNALLDLAVQHLTSGSKTYDKDGTWAATGAPCIPLVEKWLQHNFFELPPPKSTGRELFGADFFKACMADAENYQLSSADLLATLTELTVASIVRSYSSFLPNLPDMVLLCGGGSRNLYLKQRLQAYFSADEHETSGMGYRQFSQSPIPVLTTDEVGLDAEYKEAIAFAVLAYWRHIGIPGNLMQVTGAQKDVLLGDIHQVTGTTAC, from the coding sequence ATGGTTCGTGTAATTGGTTTAATCAGCGGCACGTCAGTGGATGGCATCGACGCCGCTTTAGTAGAAATTTCCGGTAAAGATGTCGATCTAAAAGCCGAGCTTATTGCTGGGGCAACCTACCCCTACCCAGCTACCCTCAGAGAAAAAATTTTAGCCGTCTGCGCTGGGGCAGCTCTTTCAATGGCAGAGTTAGCGGAATTAGATGATGCGATCGCACTTTCCTTCGCCCAAGCTGCCTTAGCTATTCAAGCCTCTAGTACCCCAGCCCAGCTGATAGGCTCCCACGGGCAAACAGTTTACCACCGCCCACCCAAAGACGATTTTGGATTAAAAGAAAACCAAAATCCAAAATCCAAACTGGGATACAGCCTTCAGTTAGGACGAGGCGAGGTCATTGCCCAATTAACAGGCATTAGTACAGTGAGCAACTTTCGGGTAGCGGATATTGCTGTCGGAGGTCAAGGTGCGCCTCTGGTATCGCGTATAGATGCCTTTCTTCTGAGTCACCCCACCGAACATCGCTGCGTTCAAAATATTGGTGGGATCGGCAACGTCACTTATTTACCAGCTCGTCAGGGCAACTGGCTCGAAAGCGTGCGCGGTTGGGATACCGGCCCCGGAAATGCCCTCTTGGATCTGGCGGTACAGCATTTAACGAGTGGCAGCAAAACCTACGACAAAGATGGCACTTGGGCTGCCACTGGCGCTCCCTGTATACCCCTAGTGGAGAAATGGCTCCAGCATAACTTCTTCGAGCTGCCGCCTCCCAAATCTACAGGTCGAGAACTATTCGGAGCAGACTTCTTTAAAGCCTGTATGGCAGATGCCGAGAACTACCAGCTTAGTTCGGCGGACCTGCTGGCAACGCTTACCGAACTTACGGTTGCTTCGATCGTTCGCAGCTACAGCAGTTTCTTGCCCAATCTGCCCGACATGGTGTTGTTGTGCGGTGGGGGCAGTCGCAACCTATACTTAAAACAACGATTGCAAGCTTATTTCTCAGCAGATGAGCATGAAACATCGGGTATGGGTTATAGGCAATTTTCCCAATCCCCAATCCCGGTACTGACAACTGATGAAGTCGGGTTGGATGCGGAGTATAAGGAAGCGATCGCCTTTGCAGTTTTAGCTTACTGGCGGCATATAGGCATACCTGGTAATCTGATGCAAGTAACTGGTGCCCAAAAAGACGTACTTCTGGGGGATATCCACCAAGTGACTGGAACCACTGCGTGTTAG
- the kdpA gene encoding potassium-transporting ATPase subunit KdpA, giving the protein MWQGFFQITLTILILVPIVHFLGRYMARVFLGEKTFLDPIMVPVERTIYALGDVRYKDDMTGWQYARSVLFSNLVMGILVYLIFLLQLILPLNPTSLNAPSWDLALHTAISFLTNTDQQHYSGETTFSYFSQIAALGFLMFTSSATGLAVGIAFIRGLTGRPLGNFYVDLTLSITRILLPLSIVGGLILIFLGVPETLAGPETVTTLEGAKQVIARGPVAHFEFIKQLGENGGGFFGINSAHPFENPNSASNLIETLAMVCIPAALIFTYAIFANNLKQGWLLFGMVFIFYVVLIAIAAVGEFQGNPLVNNILGEQQPNLEGKEVRFGWAQTALWAITTTGTMCGAVNGMHDSLMPPGGFSTLFNMFLQMVWGGQGTGTAYLFVYLILSVFVTGLMVGRTPEFFGRKVEKREIVLASVILLVHPIAVLIPSAITLGFPETLAGITNPGFHGISQVVYEYTSAAANNGSGFEGLGDGTMWWNLSTSISLLAGRYLPIIALLLLADSMAHKQPVPETTGTLRTDTVLFTGVTAGVILILGALTFFPVLALGPIAEAFQF; this is encoded by the coding sequence ATGTGGCAAGGCTTCTTTCAAATAACACTGACAATCCTGATTTTGGTGCCTATCGTCCATTTTTTGGGACGCTACATGGCCAGAGTATTTTTAGGAGAGAAAACCTTTCTAGACCCAATTATGGTGCCAGTCGAACGCACCATTTACGCACTGGGTGATGTGCGTTACAAAGATGATATGACAGGTTGGCAGTATGCGCGATCGGTCTTATTCAGCAACCTTGTCATGGGCATTCTAGTTTATTTAATTTTTCTGTTGCAGCTCATACTACCCCTAAATCCAACTTCCTTAAATGCGCCCAGTTGGGACTTAGCGTTGCACACAGCTATCTCCTTTCTCACCAATACAGACCAACAACACTACTCAGGCGAGACGACTTTCAGTTATTTCAGCCAGATAGCGGCTTTAGGCTTTTTAATGTTTACTTCCTCCGCCACAGGTTTGGCAGTAGGAATTGCCTTTATTCGAGGTTTGACAGGCAGACCGCTGGGTAATTTTTACGTCGATCTTACCCTATCAATTACGCGAATATTGCTACCTCTGTCAATCGTCGGTGGATTAATTTTAATTTTTCTGGGTGTACCGGAAACACTCGCAGGCCCAGAAACAGTGACCACCTTAGAGGGAGCCAAACAAGTAATTGCTCGTGGCCCTGTTGCCCATTTTGAATTTATCAAACAACTGGGAGAGAATGGCGGCGGCTTTTTTGGGATCAACTCCGCTCACCCGTTTGAAAATCCCAATTCCGCCAGCAACCTGATTGAAACTCTGGCAATGGTTTGTATCCCAGCCGCGTTGATATTCACTTATGCTATCTTTGCAAATAACCTTAAACAAGGATGGCTGCTATTTGGGATGGTATTCATCTTCTATGTTGTTTTGATTGCGATCGCAGCTGTTGGCGAATTCCAAGGTAATCCCCTTGTTAATAACATTTTGGGCGAACAGCAACCTAATTTAGAAGGCAAAGAAGTGCGATTTGGCTGGGCGCAAACAGCACTGTGGGCAATTACAACCACTGGCACTATGTGTGGAGCAGTCAACGGAATGCACGATTCCCTGATGCCTCCCGGTGGTTTTTCAACTCTGTTTAATATGTTTCTGCAAATGGTTTGGGGCGGACAGGGAACAGGAACAGCTTACTTATTCGTTTACCTGATTTTGTCAGTGTTTGTAACTGGACTAATGGTAGGACGAACACCGGAGTTTTTTGGTCGCAAAGTAGAGAAGCGGGAAATCGTTCTCGCCAGCGTTATTTTGCTCGTTCACCCGATCGCAGTTTTGATTCCCAGCGCCATTACATTGGGGTTTCCCGAAACTCTAGCAGGAATTACTAATCCTGGTTTTCACGGTATTTCTCAAGTCGTTTACGAATACACTTCAGCTGCTGCCAATAATGGTTCTGGCTTTGAAGGATTAGGTGATGGAACTATGTGGTGGAACTTAAGTACCAGTATTAGTTTGTTGGCAGGACGCTACTTACCAATTATTGCTCTTTTGCTTTTAGCTGATAGTATGGCTCACAAACAACCTGTACCGGAAACTACAGGTACGTTGCGAACCGATACGGTTTTATTTACTGGCGTCACAGCGGGAGTCATTTTGATTTTGGGAGCGCTAACATTTTTCCCAGTTCTCGCACTCGGCCCGATCGCAGAAGCATTTCAATTTTAG